A DNA window from Drosophila virilis strain 15010-1051.87 chromosome 4, Dvir_AGI_RSII-ME, whole genome shotgun sequence contains the following coding sequences:
- the LOC6629214 gene encoding histone acetyltransferase Tip60, which yields MSSITCESTASLLVGCRLRVRMRKTGKWKLAEIVGIKALGEKRQYYVHYHDFNKRLDEWVTDEDLDLSTVQFARRASHQVGTGSGVEISKFHSWPIAKEGLFKVPQQPDVGNPPNKGGASQRRSSRKHLVGNEGIAQVAAGGNEYGTQAGTKPKTRSGCSTLRHQHNVVARMKNVEIIELGRYRIKPWYFSPYPEELCLMDCIYLCEFCLKYCKSRVCLGRHLIKCTLKHPPGNEIYRKDSISFFEIDGRKNKVYAQNLCLLAKLFLDHKVLDFDTEPFLFYVMTEFDSRGFHIVGYFSKEKISVEDYNLACLLTLPPYQRKGYGKLLIEFSYELSKYEGKTGTPEKPLSDLGLLSYRSFWAQAILEQLVNQKAGADGERPSITINDISERTSIKRDDVIYTLKRLNLVTYCKGQHIVCINQNTIDQHRAAMEKRKISIDSKCLQWSPKDWSKSLNRLC from the coding sequence ATGAGCTCCATAACATGCGAATCGACGGCGTCACTTTTGGTCGGCTGTCGGCTGCGTGTGCGCATGCGAAAAACTGGCAAATGGAAACTGGCTGAGATTGTGGGCATCAAGGCGTTGGGTGAAAAGCGGCAGTACTATGTACACTACCATGATTTTAATAAGAGACTGGACGAATGGGTCACCGACGAGGATCTGGACTTAAGTACAGTTCAGTTTGCTCGCCGGGCCAGCCACCAAGTCGGTACTGGGTCGGGTGTCGAGATTTCTAAATTTCATTCGTGGCCGATCGCCAAGGAGGGACTGTTCAAGGTGCCACAACAACCTGATGTTGGCAATCCGCCCAACAAGGGTGGAGCGTCGCAAAGGCGCAGCAGTCGAAAGCACTTGGTGGGCAACGAAGGAATCGCACAGGTTGCAGCAGGTGGCAACGAGTATGGAACGCAAGCTGGCACGAAGCCAAAGACGAGATCGGGTTGCAGTACGTTAAGGCATCAACATAATGTGGTGGCTCGCATGAAGAATGTTGAAATAATTGAGTTGGGTCGATATCGCATTAAACCCTGGTATTTCTCGCCATACCCCGAGGAGCTCTGTTTAATGGATTGCATCTATTTATGCGAGTTCTGTTTGAAGTATTGCAAGAGTCGTGTGTGCCTCGGACGGCACTTAATCAAATGCACTTTGAAGCATCCACCTGGCAATGAGATTTATCGCAAGGATTCAATATCTTTCTTCGAGATCGATGGTCGCAAGAACAAGGTGTATGCACAGAATTTATGCCTGTTGGCTAAATTGTTTCTGGACCACAAGGTGCTCGACTTTGACACCGAGCCGTTTCTGTTCTATGTGATGACAGAGTTTGACTCGCGCGGTTTTCACATTGTCGGCTACTTCTCCAAGGAGAAGATCAGCGTCGAAGACTACAATCTGGCCTGCCTGTTGACACTTCCACCGTATCAGCGGAAGGGCTACGGCAAGCTACTCATTGAGTTCAGCTACGAACTGTCCAAATATGAGGGCAAGACCGGCACCCCAGAGAAGCCTCTCTCCGATTTGGGTCTGCTGTCGTATCGGTCATTTTGGGCGCAGGCTATACTCGAGCAGCTGGTCAACCAGAAGGCAGGAGCGGATGGCGAGCGACCCTCTATAACAATCAATGATATTTCCGAGCGTACTAGCATTAAAAGGGATGATGTTATCTACACATTGAAGAGGCTTAACCTAGTGACCTACTGTAAGGGTCAGCATATAGTCTGCATCAATCAAAATACTATCGATCAGCACAGGGCCGCAAT